The following coding sequences are from one Lolium rigidum isolate FL_2022 chromosome 6, APGP_CSIRO_Lrig_0.1, whole genome shotgun sequence window:
- the LOC124666073 gene encoding bidirectional sugar transporter SWEET2a, with the protein MAPLGLAGASSYHELCCYGAGIAGNIFAFVLFVSPLPTFRRIVRNGSTEQFSAMPYIYSLLNCLICVWYALPFVSYGVVLLATVNTIGAAFQLAYTAVFIAYADAKKRLKVSMLLLGVFCALGLIVYVSMAIFDHKPRQTFVGYLSVASLICMFASPLSIINLVIKTKSVEYMPFYLSLSMSLMSASFFAYGALLDDFFIYIPNGIGTVLGVIQLLLYAYFRKGSGDEARRPLLVTHT; encoded by the exons ATGGCTCCTCTCGGCTTGGCGGGAGCCTCCTCCTACCACGAGCTCTGCTGCTATGGGGCAGGAATTGCAG GGAACATCTTTGCATTCGTGCTCTTCGTCTCCCCGCT GCCGACTTTCAGGAGGATCGTCCGGAATGGGTCGACGGAGCAATTCTCGGCCATGCCCTACATCTACTCGCTACTCAACTGCCTCATCTGCGTATGGTACGCCCTCCCCTTCGTCTCCTACGGCGTCGTCCTACTCGCCACCGTCAACACCATCGGCGCAGCATTCCAGCTCGCATACACCGCGGTATTCATCGCGTACGCCGACGCCAAGAAGAGG CTGAAGGTATCCATGCTGCTCCTGGGCGTGTTCTGCGCATTGGGCCTCATTGTGTATGTCAGTATGGCAATATTCGATCACAAACCTCGGCAGACATTCGTCGGCTATCTCAGCGTCGCGTCCCTTATTTGCATGTTCGCGTCCCCTTTGTCAATCATC AATTTGGTGATCAAGACGAAGAGCGTCGAGTACATGCCCTTCTACTTGTCACTGTCCATGTCCCTGATGAGCGCGTCATTTTTCGCATATGGAGcgttgctggatgatttcttcatATAT ATTCCGAATGGGATTGGCACTGTCTTGGGGGTCATACAGTTGTTGCTATATGCCTACTTCAGAAAAGGATCGGGAGATGAAGCCAGGCGGCCATTACTAGTCACACATACATGA